From Brassica oleracea var. oleracea cultivar TO1000 chromosome C3, BOL, whole genome shotgun sequence, a single genomic window includes:
- the LOC106328718 gene encoding non-specific lipid-transfer protein-like protein At5g64080, translating to MATSFFTATPFVFILLLSISSVTVHGASHHHTAAPAPAVDCSTLIINMADCLDFVTAGGTSAKPKSSCCAGLKTVLKADAECLCEAFKNSASFGITLNMTKAATLPTACKLHAPSISNCGLSMTPTMAPGLAPGGAGAAGPGAAGPGAAGTTLAPTPSQGNDGSSLIPISFTTLFSALFFVLFLSRV from the exons ATGGCCACTTCCTTCTTCACCGCGACGCCTTTTGTTTTCATCCTTCTCCTCTCCATCTCCTCCGTCACCGTTCACGGCGCATCTCACCACCACACGGCGGCTCCGGCTCCGGCTGTAGACTGTTCGACTCTCATAATCAACATGGCGGATTGTTTGGACTTCGTCACGGCCGGAGGCACGTCGGCGAAACCGAAGAGTTCCTGTTGCGCGGGGCTTAAGACAGTGCTTAAGGCTGACGCAGAGTGTCTTTGTGAGGCGTTTAAAAACAGTGCTTCTTTTGGAATCACCTTGAACATGACCAAGGCTGCTACACTTCCCACCGCATGCAAGCTTCATGCTCCTTCTATTTCTAACTGTGGAT TGTCTATGACTCCTACTATGGCTCCAG GTCTTGCTCCAGGAGGTGCGGGCGCAGCTGGACCCGGCGCAGCTGGACCCGGCGCAGCTGGAACAACCCTAGCTCCAACCCCGTCTCAAGGGAACGACGGATCTTCCTTGATTCCGATCTCGTTCACCACCCTATTTAGCGCTTTATTCTTCGTATTGTTCTTGTCTCGTGTGTAA
- the LOC106331647 gene encoding NAC domain-containing protein 82 codes for MGKNSLAPGFRFHPTDVELVRYYLKRKVLGKKFMTNAIAEVDIYKFEPPDLPEKSCLRTGDLKWYFFCPRLKKYPNGGKANRSTESGYWKTTGKDRDVTYNDEVVGKIRTLIFHYGKTPRGERTDWVMHEYRLEDRTLEQRNIPQDTYVICKLFKKNGLGPRHGSEYGAPFKDEDWSDEEDIESLDPGPSKETSGVASASHSHRPEDCITGVISESCVVSDVPQLTAATVLLPPLASDVVAHTPLPSSPPPLLEVPHAVQDDDDFYSMLDLFVVDNEESLHLDGLNNQFEVRHETEVPAVEEAPVCLEDVDMSWIQDLSDELFIGIEELIEPSTPPAAQGGHPGDS; via the exons ATGGGGAAAAATAGCTTGGCACCTGGCTTTCGGTTTCATCCCACTGATGTTGAACTTGTAAGATACTACTTGAAGAGAAAAGTTCTTGGAAAAAAGTTCATGACTAATGCCATTGCTGAGGTCGACATTTACAAGTTCGAACCACCTGATTTACCCG AGAAGTCATGCTTAAGGACAGGAGATCTTAAGTGGTACTTCTTCTGTCCGAGGCTTAAGAAGTATCCCAACGGCGGTAAGGCAAACCGTTCTACTGAATCTGGTTACTGGAAGACCACAGGGAAAGATAGAGACGTGACTTACAATGATGAGGTCGTTGGAAAAATCAGAACTCTGATTTTTCACTACGGGAAGACGCCTCGTGGGGAACGTACTGACTGGGTCATGCATGAGTACAGACTTGAAGACAGAACACTGGAACAGAGGAATATTCCTCAG GATACTTATGTGATTTGTAAACTCTTTAAGAAGAATGGACTTGGACCAAGGCATGGATCTGAATATGGAGCTCCGTTTAAGGATGAGGACTGGAGTGATGAGGAAGATATAGAGAGTCTTGATCCTGGTCCTAGCAAAGAAACCAGTGGAGTTGCTTCCGCATCACACTCACATCGTCCTGAGGATTGTATCACTGGAGTGATATCAGAATCTTGCGTCGTCTCTGATGTACCGCAACTAACTGCCGCCACAGTGCTTCTTCCACCTCTAGCAAGTGATGTTGTAGCTCACACTCCCTTGCCTTCTTCTCCTCCTCCTCTTCTTGAGGTTCCTCATGCAGTACAAGATGACGATGACTTTTATTCTATGTTGGATCTCTTTGTTGTTGATAACGAAGAGTCTTTACATCTTGACGGACTCAACAACCAGTTCGAG GTGAGACATGAGACTGAGGTTCCTGCTGTGGAGGAAGCTCCTGTTTGCTTAGAAGATGTCGATATGAGCTGGATACAAGACTTGAGCGATGAGCTATTCATAGGCATAGAGGAACTGATTGAGCCATCTACTCCTCCCGCTGCTCAGGGCGGTCATCCTGGTGACTCATGA
- the LOC106334883 gene encoding phosphatidylinositol 4-kinase beta 1, translating to MSLGRFLSLVRGDSAESPREITTHSNLIGESGSNGWLIRFFDSAFFCEWIAVSYLYKHPHAGVRDYLCNRMYTLPLSGIESYLFQICYMMVHKPSPSLDKFVIDICAKSLKIALKVHWFLLAELEDSDDNEGISRIQEKCQIAATLMGEWSPLMRPQNEVSTPGSKNQVLSRLLSSKQKLFSLNLSPPSQKSLSFSPSPGRSTQDDGSQLPSEDNKIFKKLIPSPKVRDALMFRKSVDKDDEESEKEGFFKKLMRDSKGDGDEPTSNSEGFFKRLMKDNKSEDEEITNSSEGFFKRLLSSKGENEELTSSSDGLFKRLLRDNKGDEEELNANSESFFKRLLRENKNEDEDSNANSEGFFKKLFRDSKNEEEKGPKAMDDEDKDGFLKKLFKDKSDDKRQANEKNETNGAVLADDKPGEEDEREGFFKKFFKEKPDDKKDIVKADDGNESEGDESPEFSLFKRLFRIHPEDAKPTSENGNTSNGLAESSPGTENFFRKLFRDRDQSVEDSEIFGSKKHKEKRPGSPRQRDDTPSGKPPLPNNTASHFRKGAYHESLEFVQALCETSYGLVDIFPIEDRKIALRESLAEINFHLSEAEITGGICFPMGRGVYRVVHIPEDESILLNSREKAPYMISVEVLKAETLSAKDTSNSQKLSKGGIPLANGDAFLQKPPPWAYPLWTTQEVYRNSADRMSLSTAQAIDQAMTPKPEGKVKLVNVSLSVENCTSALESLSDPFDDVLSEAPRTGLNTDLEWVRVVVTADPGLRMESIPDPAVPRKKEHRRVPSTVAMEEVRAAAAKGEAPPGLPLKGAGQEDSSDAQPRANGGMLKEGDALSGELWEEKRERIRKASIYGKLPGWDLRSIIVKSGDDCRQEHLAVQLISHFYDIFQEAGLPLWLRPYEVLVTSSYTALIETIPDTASIHSIKSRYPNITSLRDFFAAKYKENSPSFKLAQRNFVESMAGYSLVCYLLQIKDRHNGNLLLDEDGHIIHIDFGFMLSNSPGGVNFESAPFKLTRELLEVMDSDADGVPSEFFDYFKVLCIQGFLTCRKHAERIILLVEMLQDSGFPCFKGGPRTIQNLRKRFHLSLTEEQCVSLVLSLISSSLDAWRTRQYDYYQRVLNGIL from the exons ATGTCGCTGGGAAGGTTTCTATCTCTGGTCAGGGGAGACTCGGCTGAGTCACCTCGTGAGATTACCACACACAGTAATCTCATCGGCGAGTCAGGTTCTAATGGTTGGCTTATTAGGTTTTTCGATTCTGCCTTCTTCTGCGAGTGGATTGCTGTTAGTTATCTCTACAAGCACCCTCATGCTGGTGTTAGGGACTACTTATGCAATAGGATGTATACGCTTCCTTTGTCAGGTATCGAGAGTTATCTCTTCCAGATTTGCTACATGATGGTTCACAAACCGAGCCCTTCGCTTGATAAGTTTGTGATTGATATCTGTGCCAAGTCATTGAAGATTGCGCTGAAAGTGCATTGGTTTTTGTTGGCTGAGCTTGAGGATTCTGATGATAATGAAGGTATTAGCAGGATTCAGGAGAAGTGTCAGATTGCAGCTACTCTGATGGGTGAGTGGTCTCCTCTTATGCGTCCACAGAATGAGGTTTCAACTCCTGGGAGCAAGAATCAGGTCCTAAGTAGACTGTTGTCATCGAAGCAGAAGCTCTTCTCGTTGAACTTATCTCCGCCTTCCCAGAAGTCTTTGTCGTTCTCACCGTCGCCAGGGAGAAGCACGCAGGATGATGGTAGTCAATTACCTTCTGAGGATAATAAGATTTTTAAGAAACTTATCCCAAGTCCTAAAGTTAGAGATGCTTTGATGTTTAGAAAGTCAGTTGACAAAGATGATGAAGAGAGTGAAAAGGAAGGATTCTTCAAGAAGCTCATGAGGGACAGCAAAGGTGACGGTGATGAACCAACATCTAACTCGGAGGGTTTCTTTAAGCGCCTTATGAAAGACAATAAATCAGAAGACGAGGAGATAACAAACAGTTCTGAGGGGTTCTTTAAGAGGCTCTTAAGTAGTAAAGGAGAAAATGAGGAATTGACATCGAGTTCAGATGGGCTGTTTAAGCGGCTGTTACGAGACAATAAGGGCGATGAAGAGGAACTGAATGCAAACTCAGAGAGTTTTTTCAAGAGGTTATTACGGGAGAATAAAAACGAGGATGAGGATTCAAATGCAAACTCAGAAGGGTTCTTCAAGAAACTATTCCGTGACAGCAAAAACGAGGAAGAGAAAGGTCCTAAAGCAATGGATGATGAGGACAAAGATGGGTTTCTTAAGAAACTTTTCAAGGATAAATCTGATGACAAAAGACAGGCTAATGAAAAGAACGAGACGAATGGAGCAGTGCTTGCTGATGATAAACCTGGTGAAGAGGATGAAAGGGAGGGTTTCTTTAAAAAGTTCTTTAAGGAAAAGCCTGACGACAAGAAAGACATTGTCAAAGCTGATGACGGGAATGAAAGCGAGGGTGATGAATCTCCAGAATTTTCTCTGTTCAAAAGATTATTCCGTATACACCCAGAAGATGCAAAACCTACTTCAGAAAATGGAAATACCAGCAATGGCTTAGCTGAAAGCAGTCCTGGGACAGAGAACTTTTTCCGTAAATTGTTTAGAGATCGTGACCAGTCTGTTGAAGATTCTGAGATATTTGGATCAAAGAAACACAAAGAG AAGCGCCCAGGTTCACCTAGACAGCGGGATGATACTCCATCTGGTAAGCCCCCACTACCAAACAATACCGCATCACACTTCAGGAAAGGGGCTTACCATGAGTCGTTGGAGTTTGTACAAGCGTTATGTGAAACATCATATGGCTTGGTAGATATCTTTCCCATTGAAGATCGGAAGATTGCTCTTCGGGAG TCTCTTGCAGAGATTAACTTTCATTTATCTGAAGCTGAAATCACCGGAG GAATTTGTTTTCCAATGGGGAGAGGAGTTTATCGTGTTGTTCATATTCCTGAAGACGAATCCATTCTTTTGAATTCTAGGGAAAAAGCGCCGTACATGATCTCCGTAGAAGTTTTAAAAGCAGAAACACTCAG TGCTAAAGATACATCTAACTCCCAGAAGCTTTCTAAAGGTGGCATTCCATTGGCAAACGGGGACGCATTCTTGCAAAAGCCACCTCCATGGGCTTATCCACTGTGGACAACTCAGGAGGTTTATCGCAACAGTGCTGACAGAATGTCGCTATCCACTGCCCAAGCAATTGATCAAGCAATGACTCCCAAGCCAGAGGGGAAGGTGAAGCTTGTCAATGTGAGCCTCTCAGTGGAGAATTGTACTTCAGCTCTTGAATCACTGAGTGATCCATTTGATGATGTTCTGTCTGAGGCCCCAAGAACTGGTCTGAACACTGATCTTGAGTGGGTAAGGGTGGTCGTGACGGCTGACCCAGGACTTCGAATGGAAAGCATTCCTGATCCAGCAGTCCCACGTAAAAAGGAACATCGTCGTGTTCCAAGTACTGTTGCCATGGAGGAAGTAAGG GCTGCTGCAGCGAAGGGAGAGGCACCTCCAGGCCTTCCTCTCAAAGGGGCTGGTCAGGAGGATTCGTCAGATGCACAACCAAGG GCCAATGGTGGAATGTTAAAGGAAGGTGATGCCTTATCAGGTGAACTTTGGGAGGAAAAGCGAGAGAGAATTCGTAAAGCTTCAATATACGGAAAATTACCTGGTTGGGACCTGCGTTCT ATCATAGTGAAGAGCGGTGATGACTGTCGGCAGGAACATCTTGCTGTGCAACTCATTTCTCACTTTTATG ACATATTCCAGGAAGCAGGTCTACCCCTCTGGTTACGTCCTTATGAAGTTTTGGTTACATCTTCGTATACTGCCCTTATAGAAACAATTCCAGATACG GCTTCTATTCATTCTATCAAAAGTAGATATCCCAACATCACGAGCCTACGTGATTTCTTTGCTGCAAAGTATAAAGAAAACTCTCCTAGTTTTAAGCTCGCCCAG AGGAATTTTGTTGAGAGTATGGCCGGATATTCTTTGGTCTGTTACCTTCTGCAG ATAAAAGATCGTCATAATGGAAATCTTCTCTTGGATGAAGATGGTCACATAATACACATTGATTTTGGTTTTATGCTTTCGAATTCTCCTGGTGGTGTGAACTTTGAGAGTGCTCCGTTTAAGTTAACACGTGAACTTCTTGAG GTCATGGATTCTGATGCCGATGGGGTTCCAAGTGAGTTCTTTGACTATTTCAAG GTGCTATGCATTCAAGGATTCCTTACATGTAGAAAGCATGCCGAGCGAATTATTCTCTTAGTTGAAATGCTACAG GACTCTGGTTTCCCTTGCTTCAAAGGTGGTCCACGGACCATTCAAAACCTAAGAAAACGATTCCATCTAAGCTTGACCGAAGAG CAATGTGTCTCTTTGGTGCTCTCTCTCATCAGCAGTAGCTTAGATGCTTGGCGAACACGGCAGTATGACTACTACCAAAGGGTCTTAAATGGAATATTGTGA
- the LOC106330512 gene encoding uncharacterized protein LOC106330512, translating to MTKTLCVRLHAGGYWTADGSYNGGETRCCRIDFENPSLKMLSHMLSSGGFPENMSKLSYFPYGVVDQNRKDICSDIDVAEMLSFSSDLESMNLYVVRADDPYLDDVLIGGDEEEEEPERDGEWADFYRDDYVDSDDYDDDGGEIEFYVGQSFVSKSKCREAIEKYAIGEKVNIHFQRSEKKKIAVECVAENCEWRLYASINSRSDNMVVRSYRGNHSCYPTEVVDLYTAPKIAADFLNEFRTNPNLKVAHIMQRLALKGLRVPKTKCQSARQMMLHIISDEYAEQFTRMYDYVEELRKTNPGSTVILGTKERVFENFYTCFQAQKNGWKSACRRIIHLDGTFLKGRMKGQLLTAVGRDPNNQMYIIAWAIVPVENKVYWEWFMELLREDLSLELGNALALSSDQQKGLIYAIKTVLPYAEHRMCARHIFANLKKRHGQVDELHKLFWKCARSYNKYVFDRNLEKMKSVKVEAYEEVKRSVSSNWSRAFFSDLTKSPVVENNISESYNAVLKDVRFKPIIGLLEEIRRHVMASNLVKIKEIEKAIGLITPKALAIIEKQKKSLVWQAFDVSGIPCCHIMSAMWVEYKDTRLSETLVSDWYSVAKWKLCYDSLIFPMNEMEMWETHNKVVVMPPLDRIMPGRPKHNDRIRDPSEGRSRDPIQPKTSQTETSQTETTQPEDLHEKIVMKCSKCGQAGRNKRTCIKEPINPPNPAKQPSEFPSVHANVVVTCGNCRQTGHNKRKCKLPPVPKPPPLPPGRPSKKPKVVGALNKTTDALGQTVDARD from the exons ATGACGAA GACACTTTGCGTACGGTTACATGCTGGAGGGTATTGGACAGCTGATGGGTCGTATAATGGTGGTGAAACAAGATGTTGCAGAATTGATTTTGAAAACCCAAGCTTAAAGATGCTCTCACATATGTTGTCGAGTGGTGGATTTCCAGAGAATATGAGTAAGCTCTCTTACTTTCCATATGGGGTTGTTGATCAGAATCGAAAGGATATATGCTCTGATATTGATGTTGCTGAAATGTTGAGCTTCTCATCTGATCTGGAAAGCATGAATCTTTATGTTGTAAGGGCAGATGATCCGTACTTAGACGATGTTCTTATCGGAGGAGATGAAGAGGAAGAGGAACCGGAGAGAGATGGTGAATGGGCAGATTTTTACAGAGATGATTATGTTGATAGTGATGATTATGATGATGATGGAGGTGAGATTGAGTTTTATGTGGGGCAGTCATTTGTTTCAAAGTCCAAGTGTAGAGAGGCCATAGAGAAGTATGCGATAGGAGAGAAGGTTAATATCCATTTTCAGAGATCCGAAAAGAAGAAAATAGCAGTCGAATGTGTTGCTGAGAACTGTGAGTGGAGGTTATATGCTTCTATAAATAGCAGGTCTGATAATATGGTGGTTAGATCTTACAGAGGAAACCACAGTTGTTATCCTACAGAAGTTGTCGATCTTTACACTGCACCGAAGATAGCTGCTGATTTTCTGAACGAGTTTAGGACTAATCCGAATCTGAAAGTTGCGCATATAATGCAGAGGTTGGCGCTCAAGGGGCTTCGGGTTCCCAAGACTAAATGTCAGAGTGCAAGACAAATGATGTTGCACATCATAAGTGATGAGTATGCTGAGCAGTTTACAAGGATGTATGACTATGTTGAAGAACTAAGGAAGACAAATCCTGGTTCAACAGTCATTTTAGGTACAAAAGAGAGAGTGTTCGAAAATTTTTACACTTGCTTTCAAGCGCAGAAGAATGGTTGGAAGAGTGCATGTCGCCGTATAATACACTTAGATGGAACATTTTTGAAAGGCCGCATGAAAGGGCAATTACTTACTGCTGTGGGAAGGGATCCTAACAACCAAATGTATATCATTGCTTGGGCTATCGTGCCAGTGGAGAATAAAGTTTATTGGGAGTGGTTTATGGAGCTGTTGCGAGAGGATTTAAGTTTGGAGCTTGGAAATGCTCTAGCGTTGTCTTCTGATCAGCAAAAAGGATTGATTTATGCCATCAAGACTGTGCTCCCATATGCAGAACACAGAATGTGTGCTAGACATATTTTTGCAAACTTGAAGAAAAGACATGGTCAAGTGGATGAGTTGCATAAGCTCTTCTGGAAGTGTGCTAGATCTTATAATAAGTATGTATTCGACCGAAATTTGGAGAAGATGAAATCAGTCAAAGTTGAAGCGTATGAGGAAGTGAAAAGAAGTGTTAGCTCAAACTGGTCAAG AGCCTTTTTTAGCGATCTTACAAAGTCACCTGTTGTTGAAAACAACATTAGTGAATCTTACAACGCTGTTTTGAAAGATGTTAGATTCAAACCAATAATTGGATTGCTAGAGGAAATTAGAAGGCATGTGATGGCAAGCAACCTTGTCAAGATCAAGGAGATTGAAAAAGCTATTGGCCTCATTACACCCAAGGCTTTAGCTATCATAGAGAAGCAGAAGAAGAGTCTCGTGTGGCA GGCGTTTGATGTCAGTGGCATCCCTTGTTGTCATATAATGTCTGCAATGTGGGTTGAGTATAAGGATACAAGACTATCCGAGACTCTGGTTTCAGATTGGTACTCCGTTGCGAAGTGGAAGCTTTGTTACGACTCGCTTATTTTTCCTATGAATGAGATGGAGATGTGGGAGACACATAATAAGGTAGTTGTAATGCCTCCTCTAGACAGGATCATGCCGGGAAGACCGAAACACAATGATAGAATTCGTGATCCAAGCGAAGGAAGAAGCCGTGATCCAATTCAACCCAAGACTTCTCAAACTGAGACTTCCCAAACCGAGACCACTCAACCCGAAGACTTGCATGAGAAGATAGTAATG AAATGCTCTAAATGTGGACAAGCTGGCCGTAACAAACGAACATGCATAAAGGAGCCAATCAATCCGCCTAATCCAGCTAAACAACCATCAGAATTTCCTTCTGTTCATGCAAATGTTGTTGTG ACATGTGGTAATTGTCGCCAAACCGGTCACAACAAACGAAAATGCAAGCTGCCTCCGGTTCCTAAGCCGCCTCCGTTACCACCAGGAAGACCTTCTAAGAAACCAAAGGTAGTGGGTGCACTCAACAAGACGACAGATGCACTTGGCCAGACAGTAGATGCACGTGACTAA
- the LOC106336377 gene encoding glutamate--tRNA ligase, chloroplastic/mitochondrial: MASLVFNTPWLRVRSLPELAPTFLRRRQSSRRCFSVVACSSPGGNGGDPVRVRFAPSPTGNLHVGGARTALFNYLFARSKGGKFVLRVEDTDLERSTRESEAAVLQDLEWLGLDWDEGPGVGGDFGPYRQSERNALYKQYAEKLLESGQVYRCFCSSEELVKMKEIAKLKQLPPVYTGKWATASDAEVEQELEKGTPFTYRFRVPKEGSLKINDLIRGEVSWNLDTLGDFVVMRSNGQPVYNFCVTVDDATMAISHVIRAEEHLPNTLRQALIYKALEFPMPQFAHVSLILAPDRSKLSKRHGATSVGQYREMGFLPQGMVNYLALLGWGDGTENEFFTLEQLVEKFSIERVNKSGAIFDSTKLRWMNGLHLKALPSEKLTKLVGEQWKSAGILTESEGSFVDEAVELLKDGIDVVTDSDNVLLNLLSYPLHATLASPEAKPAVEDKLREVAASLVAAYDSGEIPRALAEGQSGWQKWVKAFGKSTKRKGKSLFMPLRVLLTGKLHGPEMATSIVLIHKAGSPGIVAPQAEFVSMEERFKILREMDWEALNKGESVPLESTAAAST, translated from the exons ATGGCGAGCCTCGTCTTCAACACCCCGTGGCTTAGGGTTAGGTCGTTACCGGAGCTCGCTCCCACTTTCCTCCGACGGCGTCAATCTTCACGGCGATGCTTCTCCGTGGTTGCGTGTTCATCACCGGGCGGTAACGGTGGTGACCCTGTCAGAGTCCGTTTCGCGCCTTCTCCCACTGGGAATCTCCACGTGGGTGGAGCAAGGACTGCTCTCTTCAACTACCTCTTCGCCAGGTCGAAAGGAGGGAAGTTTGTGCTGAGGGTTGAGGATACGGATTTGGAGAGATCGACGCGTGAATCTGAAGCAGCTGTTCTTCAGGATCTCGAGTGGCTTGGTCTTGATTGGGATGAAG GTCCTGGGGTTGGTGGAGACTTTGGTCCTTACAGACAATCTGAAAGGAATGCTCTTTATAAACAATATGCGGAGAAGCTTTTAGAGTCTGGCCAAGTTTATCGATGCTTTTGCTCCAGTGAG GAGCTTGTGAAGATGAAGGAGATTGCGAAGTTAAAACAGTTGCCTCCGGTGTATACTGGTAAATGGGCAACCGCTTCTGATGCTGAAGTAGAGCAGGAGTTGGAAAAGGGAACGCCTTTTACTTACCGGTTCCGTGTGCCAAAGGAAGGCTCTTTGAAAATTAATGACTTGATTCGTGGTGAG GTATCTTGGAACTTGGATACTCTCGGAGATTTTGTGGTGATGAGGAGTAATGGCCAGCCTGTTTACAACTTCTGTGTTACGGTAGATGATGCTACAATGGCTATTTCACATGTCATAAG GGCTGAAGAACACCTACCTAATACATTAAGGCAGGCTCTAATTTACAAG GCTCTGGAGTTTCCAATGCCTCAGTTTGCACATGTTTCTCTAATTCTAGCTCCGGATAGAAGCAAACTATCAAAGCGACATGGTGCAACTTCTGTAGGACAG TACAGAGAGATGGGATTTCTACCTCAGGGGATGGTTAACTACTTGGCGCTCTTGGGTTGGGGAGACGGCACTGAAAATGAATTTTTCACACTCGAGCAACTTG TTGAGAAGTTCTCCATTGAACGTGTCAACAAAAGTGGTGCGATTTTTGATTCTACAAAGTTAAG ATGGATGAATGGCCTACATCTTAAGGCACTTCCATCTGAAAAATTAACAAAACTTGTTGGTGAGCAATGGAAGAGCGCTGGCATATTAACGGAATCTGAGGGAAGCTTCGTAGAT GAAGCTGTGGAGCTTCTCAAGGATGGGATTGACGTGGTGACTGATTCAGACAACGTACTTTTAAACTTGCTTTCATATCCTTTGCACGCTACATTGGCTAG CCCTGAAGCTAAGCCCGCCGTTGAAGACAAGCTTCGTGAAGTAGCAGCCAGCCTCGTAGCTGCTTATGACAGCGGTGAGATTCCAAGAGCTTTAGCAGAAGGACAAAGTGGTTGGCAGAAATGGGTGAAAGCCTTTGGCAAATCAACGAAACGCAAA GGGAAATCACTTTTCATGCCACTACGTGTGTTGCTAACGGGTAAACTCCATGGACCTGAGATGGCCACTAGTATTGTTCTGATTCACAAAGCTGGAAGTCCCGGTATTGTGGCTCCTCAGGCCGAGTTTGTGTCCATGGAAGAACGGTTTAAGATCCTTAGGGAGATGGATTGGGAAGCTTTGAACAAAGGCGAGAGTGTTCCTCTTGAATCTACCGCCGCAGCATCTACCTGA